The following coding sequences are from one Triticum dicoccoides isolate Atlit2015 ecotype Zavitan chromosome 4A, WEW_v2.0, whole genome shotgun sequence window:
- the LOC119285887 gene encoding transmembrane protein 87B-like isoform X1, giving the protein MNPHPLRLGALLAALVLAAGGGWWGRAEASIHTYGRESFREVGNAFLLSGGSEGIVADGVDLAAPASSFIKFVNVTFWRNAESAESHAKMAHSTGLVQAILFEAADRDNIGGSAYGGQRSICCTPDLAKLEGCKQGEVIRRPSSDDPAWPVVVDTHFSANHLSVKLDDEEVHITKTGMYNLFFISCDPKLRGLAMSGKTIWRNPGGYLPGRMAPLMRFYVFMSLAYLLVMVVWFSNYIRFWRDILPIQNWITLVIALGLFEMTLWYFEYLNFNSSGVRPVGITTWVVTVGAIRKTISRLLILSISMGYGVVRPTLGGLTSKVLLLGLTYFLASELLDISENVGTINDISGKAKLFLVLPDAFLDAFLILWIFTSLSRTLEKLQARRSSVKLDIYRKFTNALAVSVIASVVWIGYEVYFKATDPFSERWQSAWIITAFWDVLAFVLLIVICYLWAPSQSSQRYAYSGETVDDDDDEAQSLTKGSDGDVGMVKIDKDRNAGVSSAFSLEDDEAEEDKRE; this is encoded by the exons ATGAATCCCCACCCCCTCCGCCTCGGCGCGCTCTTGGCGGCCCTCGTGCTTGCCGCCGGCGGCGGGTGGTGGGGCCGTGCGGAGGCGTCGATCCACACCTACGGGCGCGAGTCGTTCCGCGAGGTGGGCAACGCTTTCCTCCTCTCCGGCGGCAGCGAGGGCATCGTCGCCGACGGGGTCGATCTCGCCGCCCCCGCCTCCTCCTTCATCAA GTTTGTGAATGTTACTTTCTGGAGGAACGCAGAATCAGCAGAATCACATGCAAAAATGGCACATAGTACAGGCTTGGTGCAAGCTATTTTATTTGAAGCAGCTGACAGGGATAACATTGGGGGTTCTGCCTATGGTGGACAGAGGTCCATTTGTTGCACCCCTGACCTTGCTAAACTAGAGGGCTGCAAACAAGGTGAAGTAATCAGGAGGCCATCTTCTGATGACCCAGCTTGGCCTGTCGTGGTAGATACACACTTCAGTGCTAATCACCTTTCAGTGAAGTTGGATGATGAGGAAGTTCACATTACAAAGACAGGCATGTACAACTTGTTCTTCATTTCTTGTGATCCAAAACTAAGGGGCCTTGCTATGAGTGGGAAGACAATCTGGAGAAATCCTGGGGGGTACCTACCGGGACGAATGGCACCTCTGATGAGATTTTATGTTTTCATGTCGCTGGCTTATCTGTTAGTCATGGTTGTCTGGTTTAGCAATTACATAAGGTTTTGGAGGGATATACTGCCAATACAGAATTGGATCACACTAGTAATTGCTCTTGGACTGTTTGAGATGACACTATGGTACTTTGAGTACTTAAACTTCAACAGCAGCGGTGTACGACCTGTCGGAATTACAACTTGGGTTGTAACTGTTGGCGCTATCAGAAAAACAATTTCCCGTCTACTGATCCTTTCTATATCCATGGGATACGGTGTTGTTCGCCCAACTCTAGGAGGGCTCACCTCTAAGGTTTTACTCCTTGGGCTTACATATTTCCTGGCTTCTGAATTACTGGATATTTCAGAAAATGTTGGAACAATTAATGACATCTCAGGCAAAGCAAAGCTTTTCCTTGTCCTTCCTGATGCATTTTTGGATGCTTTTCTCATACTTTGGATTTTCACTTCTCTTTCCCGCACTCTCGAGAAATTACAG GCAAGGAGGAGTTCTGTGAAATTGGATATATACAGAAAGTTCACAAATGCACTGGCGGTCTCTGTCATAGCTTCAGTTGTCTGGATTGGCTATGAG GTCTATTTCAAAGCAACAGATCCCTTTAGTGAGAGATGGCAGAGTGCCTGGATCATAACAGCCTTCTGGGACGTTCTTGCATTTGTTTTGCTTATTGTGATATGTTATTTGTGGGCACCTTCCCAAAGCTCACAAAG ATATGCATATTCAGGCGAAACTgtcgacgatgacgatgatgaggctCAGTCTCTGACAAAAGGGTCTGATGGTGATGTGGGGATGGTAAAGATCGACAAAGACAGAAATGCTGGTGTTAGCAGTGCTTTCAGCTTGGAAGATGATGAGGCTGAAGAGGACAAAAGAGAATAG
- the LOC119285887 gene encoding transmembrane protein 87B-like isoform X2 encodes MFVNVTFWRNAESAESHAKMAHSTGLVQAILFEAADRDNIGGSAYGGQRSICCTPDLAKLEGCKQGEVIRRPSSDDPAWPVVVDTHFSANHLSVKLDDEEVHITKTGMYNLFFISCDPKLRGLAMSGKTIWRNPGGYLPGRMAPLMRFYVFMSLAYLLVMVVWFSNYIRFWRDILPIQNWITLVIALGLFEMTLWYFEYLNFNSSGVRPVGITTWVVTVGAIRKTISRLLILSISMGYGVVRPTLGGLTSKVLLLGLTYFLASELLDISENVGTINDISGKAKLFLVLPDAFLDAFLILWIFTSLSRTLEKLQARRSSVKLDIYRKFTNALAVSVIASVVWIGYEVYFKATDPFSERWQSAWIITAFWDVLAFVLLIVICYLWAPSQSSQRYAYSGETVDDDDDEAQSLTKGSDGDVGMVKIDKDRNAGVSSAFSLEDDEAEEDKRE; translated from the exons AT GTTTGTGAATGTTACTTTCTGGAGGAACGCAGAATCAGCAGAATCACATGCAAAAATGGCACATAGTACAGGCTTGGTGCAAGCTATTTTATTTGAAGCAGCTGACAGGGATAACATTGGGGGTTCTGCCTATGGTGGACAGAGGTCCATTTGTTGCACCCCTGACCTTGCTAAACTAGAGGGCTGCAAACAAGGTGAAGTAATCAGGAGGCCATCTTCTGATGACCCAGCTTGGCCTGTCGTGGTAGATACACACTTCAGTGCTAATCACCTTTCAGTGAAGTTGGATGATGAGGAAGTTCACATTACAAAGACAGGCATGTACAACTTGTTCTTCATTTCTTGTGATCCAAAACTAAGGGGCCTTGCTATGAGTGGGAAGACAATCTGGAGAAATCCTGGGGGGTACCTACCGGGACGAATGGCACCTCTGATGAGATTTTATGTTTTCATGTCGCTGGCTTATCTGTTAGTCATGGTTGTCTGGTTTAGCAATTACATAAGGTTTTGGAGGGATATACTGCCAATACAGAATTGGATCACACTAGTAATTGCTCTTGGACTGTTTGAGATGACACTATGGTACTTTGAGTACTTAAACTTCAACAGCAGCGGTGTACGACCTGTCGGAATTACAACTTGGGTTGTAACTGTTGGCGCTATCAGAAAAACAATTTCCCGTCTACTGATCCTTTCTATATCCATGGGATACGGTGTTGTTCGCCCAACTCTAGGAGGGCTCACCTCTAAGGTTTTACTCCTTGGGCTTACATATTTCCTGGCTTCTGAATTACTGGATATTTCAGAAAATGTTGGAACAATTAATGACATCTCAGGCAAAGCAAAGCTTTTCCTTGTCCTTCCTGATGCATTTTTGGATGCTTTTCTCATACTTTGGATTTTCACTTCTCTTTCCCGCACTCTCGAGAAATTACAG GCAAGGAGGAGTTCTGTGAAATTGGATATATACAGAAAGTTCACAAATGCACTGGCGGTCTCTGTCATAGCTTCAGTTGTCTGGATTGGCTATGAG GTCTATTTCAAAGCAACAGATCCCTTTAGTGAGAGATGGCAGAGTGCCTGGATCATAACAGCCTTCTGGGACGTTCTTGCATTTGTTTTGCTTATTGTGATATGTTATTTGTGGGCACCTTCCCAAAGCTCACAAAG ATATGCATATTCAGGCGAAACTgtcgacgatgacgatgatgaggctCAGTCTCTGACAAAAGGGTCTGATGGTGATGTGGGGATGGTAAAGATCGACAAAGACAGAAATGCTGGTGTTAGCAGTGCTTTCAGCTTGGAAGATGATGAGGCTGAAGAGGACAAAAGAGAATAG